The genomic DNA GGCGTGAGCGAGGGAAGCGAGAGGCCACATTAGCACAAATGGAAAGCATCCAAGGAGAGGGCTGGTAGACTGGTTAGTTCCTGAAGTCATCAGATTGGTTGGCTGAGGAGGCTCACAGCTTGGCATAATCCTTCAGGATGACCTCCAGCTTCTGACTCAGCATGATGTTCCCTCTAACCTTCAGCTTGCCAGCAAAGAACGCCTAGCAGaacaacaaagacacacacgagtattattttctttcttcttttttttttttttttttttttttaaagaaagcacACGTCTCCTGTGATTTCTTGCTTGTTGGCTGTTTTCTACTACACCAAGAGTAAAAAAGGGCCAAGGTGCCTGCGGCTAACATTTCATACAGATGAAAAAGCAACAAGCCAGGTCTTTGGGCAAGCGGGAATGTGACCGTTGTTGCTTTGGCAGCAGAACAATGTAAGAATATTCATAAGCTCCAGAGCTAGGAGGTGCCGCAGAAAAAGTCTCTTTATTGAAGTACTAACGATGTGCAGCGCTTTCCTCGGCTTGAATCCATCATAGGCTTGAATCCATCACAGGGTTGGGGGGGAGGTTGTGATGACCCTGGATGACAGTTAGCAGCGTCCTTTTCAATTCTACCAACTAATCTTTCTCCAGCTTCTGCTTTCATCGTCTGAGGGGCTGGAAAAGACCCCGCCTGAGGGATCTTCAGCACCGCGGTTCGCCGACACTCTTtgtgaagaacacacacactggcctcAGATCAATATCAAGCGCTCCGGGAAGCATATAAATTCTGTACAGTGATGGCTACTCCCTGTGACAGATGAGATGCTACAGACATAACAAGTAGCGTCGATTGATTACCCGCGCTGAGTGCTTTCTGAATTTTGTTTGATCAGAgtctttcattttttatctgACATGTAGAGATCAAGGAAAACGTCATTACAGATTTGGAGGGCTCTTCAAAGGGAACTTtctctttaattaaaatgtacaagAAGGGATTTGAACATTGGGGAATGACAGTGTTTATAATATGGGTTACATTTTCACCAAAAACCTCATTACTACTGCGCAAAGTAGCATCTGTTTGGGAAAAATCAAGTCAAGTGTCTTTTagttaaaacatgaacaaagcttttaacctcttccactaccCTCAGGACGCCAGCATCCTCTGCTGACATGACTGTCTTTCAGAGGGTTAAGTTTTACAGCTGAAGTGAAAATACTGGTGTCATTTGAAACTACACGACCTCAGAAATCAATTGGTGCTAACTGTGCCTAGCTTGTTGAGGAAGGGGCTAAATTTTGGCGAGGGGAAAAAGATGCCATTTGCCATTTTCAGTGTCCCTTGACCTCTAAACTAAAAATATCTGAATGAAATAAGGTTCTATGGGTTCCCACAACTCCCCCCTTTACAGACATGCCACCTTTATGCTAATCCCATGCAGTATTTTGTATGCagtataaatgtgttattttcatctATTCTGAAAATGGTGTGTTTGAATATTTCTACATACCAAGGTCTTGGAAAGTCTTGGAATTGCACACATTTTGTATGACTGGAGAGCTCAGACTAAATTCATTGAGCTgaaatgtattcatgtgtgaTTATGTGATTCCACATAGTAGTAGACCATTTGAAACTTGATCTCTCTGAAATCTCTCTAAAATGGTGCCATGTGACCTTCAGAACAATCACAGCCTCATTAGTTTTCAAACACAAATCCAGAACAGAAGTGCTCATCATCCAAACGCCAAAAAATGCAATTCTTGCAGTAatctgaaaatgtgaaaagtttTGATGCCAAATCACAGCAACATTTTTCTATGATGCTCATCAAGGTCTTGAGGCATTGATTTGGTATCTGTAAATATTTGTGACCATTTAAACAATTCTTAAGTAGTCAGCAATGGTTGAATTTTGCACTAAATCTAAATCACACAGTGCTGAGCTGTTGTTCATGGTAGAGGAATCTGAAGCAGAAGATACTATGATAAATAGTTAGAGTAGAAATGTGGCTTTTATGTGGAGAAACAcgcagggaaaaaaagacaaggtcATTCACAGTACAGCATGCAGATAATGTGGCTCCTTTGTTAAAACATGACACATCAACACAGGTTCATTGGGACTGAATGGGTCTTGTTTGTTACCTTCTGAGGGTTCAGTTTCCCCTGAGCCACCTCCATGAAATCTTCATCAGACACCGTGATGGTCACATCCGCCTTGCCACTGTATGGGCCTTCATGCAAGGAACCGCTACCGTTCTTCAGATCAATGGCTACAAGAAAacagcaagagaaaaaaaagtgacttttcCACAACTCACTGGTGTATCAGGCACCAACACTGAGTCTCTCTCTGATAGGGCTGTCATGGTGGAGGAGGTTCCCCTCCAGGGTGGCTCAACAGCATGGTATGTGGTCTATACATGCGGTGCATTTAGGAGGTTTTTTTGGGCGGGAAATCACGGTCAGTCTTATTATGTGTTGGCCAAACAGAGCAGCAGTACCTGAAGAACacataaaatactttaaattgtGGAAACTGACAGTAAACGTATGTTGGCATACGTCCGATAAGGTTAAGGTCCCCTTAAACCAGGGATTTATGAATGGAGTCTGGCTGGCGTCTTTAAGTTGTATGATTGGTGGAAAATGACTTTACCTCGTATGTTAAATGACAGCTTGCTCAGCCTGGTGGTGACCCAGGAGAGTTTAAACATATAATCGAGGcaaaaatatattcatacagatgtgtttttatctaCTGAGCATCATCAGCACCAAACCCCCAATCACCCTGAGCCTGGCTCTGTTATGAGGGCTCAGCATGTGAGAGTACACACTGCAGGTAGGATACTCTGGAGCCAGCCGAACCAGACCAGGGGAGCTGCCGAACATTCTCACTCATTGAAGTGTAAAATAAGAAGAGCAGAGCGCcatgtaaagaagaaaaaatgtgaacatggCACATTTGTGGCAGTAGTTTGCCATCCACTATGCTTGGCTTGTCTACAGTGCAGTATAGCAATATTGTGGTTATTGCAACAGCCCAAGAGTCCAATGATTAGTGTTAATGATTAACTTGACAGCTTTTTCCTCTCAAATCAAACAAGGTCAAATCAGGTTGTAAACTTTACAGCTCCTGTGGATATTTCAACCTTTGTTTTTCAGACTGGTGCCAGCCTAAACACCGTTTCCAGACTCTGATGTCTGAGTGTTAAGTGGACCACTGAAGAGGCTGACAATCTTTTATGATGGAAGTGGAGGAAAAGAGTCAACAACAAATCTAGAGTGAGACGCTTCAGGGAGCTGTAGTATTCTGCCCAAAATGACATTGAATTATAAAGGGATGCTTCCGGTGGTGAGTTCAGTGCACTTACTCCACTGCGCGACGTTCTTTCCATCTTTGGTGATCTCCCAGCCGAACACAGCATTCACCTTCTTAACCAGCTCTGCTCCCAAATCCTTAATACGACGGCCGATCTCTGCGAATACCAGCTCGCTCTGAAGACCTCCTCCCTGCGCCAAGGTAGAAATGATAGCTTCCATTAAATATTCTGAGGTCTATCTTTACCACTACAGCTGCGTCAAAAGTCTAAATCATCCACAGCATTGACAGAAGAGAAGCTTCCATTATCTAATTTGATGAGGGGAATAGAGAGGATAGATACTTTAGACTGACGTACTTTGGTAAGGCTTTCTGGTGAAGCCTCTGACGCACCATGTAGATCCACGTAGGCCCCTGACAGCACAACTGCATCCGTCTCCTTCACCTGGACGAAAAGAGAGGGGTTGATCAGAACGacatgcagaaaaacaaaaagcaacattGAAATGGCAGATCTGTGAGGATGATTGTAACGGACGCTGCTGTGAAATACTGACTTTACACTGGATGTGAATCCTGTTGCCTTCCTTCCACATCTCGGTCTGTAGTGACTGGCCCGGCATCACTGGCTTCACAAAGCGAACCTGACCGAGAGAAACAGGGGATGAAAAGATGGTGGAGGAGTTACAAGCTCTgcaattaaatgattttattgcatttaacaAGCCCCGATAAATGCTTCATAAAAGACTTGGCTATTCATTCGGGTAGATTGAAGTGGAAAATTCCCATGTCTCCATTGTGCAACCTAAGCTGCACATCAAAATTTTCATGTTCTgctctttcatctctttttttttctgtgaggtGAGTGCTGTGAGATTTCAGCACACTGCTCAAACCTGCCATAAACTGCTTGTTTCAACTCAATACAATCTGTTCAGGAGATTTCATCAACTGCCCAAAACTGTCATATAAAAGGATACCTGACCTCTATTTGAGGCCAAGTTAAATTCCCAAAAATGTTTACTATCAGCACAACATATAGATCTTTGAGTCCTTCTGTCAGAAATCAGCGGGTCATATTATGTAAATACAGCTGCTGATGACGTGGCATCAGAGCAGCAATGTACCGTgacagaaaggaagagggaataAAGCAATGCTTCATAAAGCAAAGTAGTTATGCTATAGTCACTGTTTttcagtataataataataataagcatgAATTACAAGCTTATTATCAGCTTCTCAGTGTCAtgtaaatcaaaaaaaaaaatacacaaacgtGTATGAAAAGGTGATACAAAATTTAAAAGTATACAAGTTTGATATGATGTTAGGATGTTCACCCTGACAGGGACCTGATCTGCATGAAGGCCCTGGGGCACCTGTCATTTTTCTAACAATATTTTGGCCAAAATAAGaaaattttaaaagaaagataaagataaaaattcTATTTAAATTGTGCTGGGTCATGAAGATACTGGTGAACAGAATACTGACtttctgatttttattttgttatttttgttgatttCATTATGATATTTACACTTCAATTTCATTTAGATTAAGAAACTATAGTAAGTAATTCAGTATTTTAGCCACTGTAGAAAAACGCAAACTATTTGTATCTGATCTGGATCATTTGTGACTTTGTTCATAACTAGGACAAAATTAGGGAGAATATTAAAATGGGTACATATGATAAATTCTTTTGAGTGGCTCTTGCATAAGGCCCAATGACTCACACAATGTATGACAGAGTTTGAAGCAAAGGTGAGACTTACCTTGATAGCCTTGAATCTTGAGGGATCGTTGTTAGCGTACTGTTTGAGGACATGTCTCGCAGCGAAGCCAAATGAGCACAAACCGTGCAGGATGGGCGACTTGAAGCCTAACCAAAGAGTACTTTTTAGTATAAAGAGATCAAAACTCATTTGACCTAAAATCTCAGGGAAAGATTTACACCAAACCCCAAATTAAAAGATTGAAAATGcttaaaagatatttttgagAGGAAAAAATACCCTTTAATCCAAGTTACTAAAGATTTAGAAATGCGCTCTCACCTCCCATGGCAGCAAAACTGGGGTCGATATGAAGAGGGTTCCAGTCTCCACTCAAACGGTACAATGCCGCCTGTAACCACGGGGTAAGCAGACATTGTTTAGATCTATATCTAATTCATAAACCTCTGAACTTTTCATACACAAATGTGGGATGAAATTAAATTATCATGAAGGCAATAGAAGAGATACCTAAAATAAGCAtgtctttgaagtgatacagttGCAGTCATTTAAATTGCTCAAgggatttcatttttttttaattcccctttcttttttattttctgctgcaTCATACAGTCAGcgttctttttatttttaacacttcTGCTGCACGCTCATCTGCCGTACCTTCAATTTGTGTCTATGACTTTGTGGGTATTTCGGCAGCACgcggaaataaaaaataaatgtcctTTTCCTGCCTATGCATTATCAATGCATCTGATTTGTTCTGCAACAAAACCCACACAGGCACACTCACTTGGTCTCTTGTGGTAGAATCAATCACCACAGCATCTGGTGCACGTTTAGGTGGAGGCAGAGGAGCCTGgaggaaataaaacacaaataaaacaaatcaaaggCAGCGTTTATTCCTGGTGTCTTTTATTGGTCAATTAGATTAAAATATGGAGTACGCACTTTGGCTTTCTCAGAAGTTCTTTTCCCTCCAAAGCCTCCAGCTCCAAcgacaaacactgaaaactggTTGTAGGAGATCAGCTCGTCACCGTTGTAAGTGTTCACTGTATAGCAGCACATGTGGCAGTTAGTATTTCCAGTAAAGACCCTTTACTTAAGCAGTGATATTTCATTTCAAgttaaagtcctgcattcaaacttttaattaaagcggctaaaataacattatattaaacatgaatCACATGTGAAAGGTTTCACCTGTACTGACAAACTCAGATTATTCACAAAACCTGCTCTTCCTCTCAGCTCTATGGAAATTTTTATCATCCTTGAGCTCAGGTTTGATTGTTCTGCTCACAACTTTAAACATTTTGGTCCACTATCGTAGTGTTGACTTAAAAAACCTCTTAACAATTCCACTACATGCAACCTGCCAAGCACCAAATATCAGCTGGTGAAATTTAtaaagcatttagcagctaactagccaaaaaacagagctaaataACCAGATGGCCTGAAAGACAACTCCACATGAAAGCTAATGTTGGAAGACAGGAGTACTGTATACGGTAGTAGTATCCTGTGCTTGCTTGGTAACTTCTCTAACAGATACTCAACAccatatataacattataacaaTAAACTACCTGCTTCAGCATCATTTTCGCATTACAGCACACTTATAATGTAAAATTACACCAAGAGGGGAAAAGCCATGTGGAGACTGGCTGTAAGGAGACAATTAGCAGCTGTCAGAATGAATCACACCCTGACTACTGTCAGTGTGCCGGCTGGTTAATTTCATTAGGTCAATTCAAAATATAACCAGGCATAAAGATAAACAATGCTGCTTCTGCAGGATGTAACTGTGTCGTGCTCACCCAGAATAACTTTGCTTTCACTCTAGGAGGATTACAGAAACTGACTGCTTTGGTGTTTATCAAGAAATTACACAGAAGTTCCCTTTGTGACTCCTCAGGGAACCTCAGGTCCCATGTTATTTGTTTAAAGTCGGATTAATTATAGATCAGAGTGGTTCTAATATCATCCATCTCTATGGGACTGTCAAACAGAAATATGAGTCATTCCCAATCCATTATTTCAATCCCTGCAGACACAGACTGTAAATTAACTTTCATTAATTCAGCCTGAGAGGCAACTTTCAGGAAAAAGGCACGTTAAAgtgatgaaaacaaatgaatatgaaataaattTACTATATGATTAAAGTTGTAAACCCCGatgggcaaaaaaaagaaaaacacctcACCATCCAAGAGGATGACAGCTCCAGATCCTTTGTCCAACACATCTGCTATGGTGGCTTCAGAGGTAAGTTGTCCTGAAAATGGATTTAACCATTTACTTTGACGATGAACTGAGTAGCTGCATAAAGGGCTAGTCTAagataaataacacatttttttaactgtaaatcatgcaaagatattccggtagagccccagaatataaatacagacctGGACATGTgtatgatatgtccccttttaACAAGCTAATGGCATCAGTTTTATCTATTGAACTCAGATTGGTTCCAgttaagacatgaaaataaaatccTCCAAGTGAGAGTCTTAAATGGCTTTTCTTGCATATATTTCACACACATAGGCAAGAAAGTGTATGTACTTTAATAACAATGAAGGAAATACCTGAGGTGGGCAGAGGGTTGTAAAGCTCCAGATACTGCTCCCCATGTAACACCtgatgaaaaacaacataatagatgtgacatacagtataatgatAACAAAGGACTTTAAAGCCTCACTGATAATTTCCACACTATTATTGTTCTGCTTGTGTTCATGACTATGTGAATAAATACATCATATGGATACAAATATGCACATGTACATCTAACTGTGTCCCACATGCACAAAGGcattcacacacagctgtttagACATGAACATGTATGTTTTCTAACCTGTGTGAAGTCGATGTTGAGTCCAGGGATTGAGGCCAGCCCACCATCCATCATGGCTGCCTGGGAGGGAATGACCCCGAACGTGGGGAGGCAGCTAAAGTCTGAATGGCCTTCATACAGGAACCTTCATGAAAAAGTTAGtgaactgtgaaaaaaaatcacttccaTGGGAACAGTCTAGAGctgaagacataaaaataacagCACAGGCGGCTGCAAAGGACAGTGTTTGTACACCTggatttttatttctctctgagCAGGTCAAGGTATGGCACTGCAAATGCACTGAGATTATCATTTCTTTCAGTTCAATTTCACACAGGTTGAGTTTTCAGACCCCTGAGGGCAGTTAAAGTAAAACAGTTGCtagcagagacacacaaacacggaTTGCTCCTCACAACAGCTCAGTCTCTCACATTAATGTCATACTGTTCCCTCATTATGGCAGAAACGCACGCAGCCTAATGAAAATTGGTCTGACAGTCAGTCCCACTGAGGCCCGATCTCAAGCTGATAAAGTTAGCACTTTTGAATATTAGATCCCACTCTAGCAAGACGttttatataaattattttatttctgaacATGGcctgagcttttattttttaactggaGCCTGGATAACTTCAACTGCTCCGGCTACTTTGTTAGAGTCCtaattttacctttttatattCCAgctgacaaaataaaagaagggGTGGGTAAGCCACTATTTTCTCTGGTAGTACTGGATTTCATGGATCTTGCTGCTTCTGGTGAATAACTGTTCTTCCTTAATTGATGACCTTTTTATGACATCTTAATGATAAATAAAGACTCTCACTAGATAGCTGCTCCtgaacaaaatcaaaaaaaggCAATTAATTCACAAATCACCATGAACAACTGCTGCTATTTGTCAGCTGAAATTAAAATTGTCAAAAAAGCTGAGAGATGATGGAGGAAAAGCAAATACatgtttcactttgacatttttaaagatcaaattaaaatttacagtaatttaaagcccatttttcaaaaaataatttcaaaaaaccaaaacaatccCAAAGTGCTTTTTTTCTACAATTGGAAGTCTTCTAAATCCATCACCTGCTCTCAGcctcaataataaatataacaacAGCTCCTAAATGCCAAGAATTTGCTTCGCTATTTTCAAAAGTAGTTCCTATTAGAGCCAGCACTGAAAATGCAGACACTCAAAACTCCTCATCCTTTGATACGAGATGTCATCAGTGAAGTGATAAGCAGGATGAAGTCTTCCACCTGTGCTTCAGACTCCATCCTAACCAAGCTGTTTAAATCCTATTTCCACGGTCTCTCTCAAGTAACAACAAGTGCAATAAACTCCTCTCTTAATTTAGGTATCTTCCCCAAAGCTTTCAAGACTTCAATGGTAAAACCTCTCCTCAAGAAATCCAATCTACATTACTCAGAGCTAAACAATTACACAGTCTTTTCTAATCAACCTTTTCTTGGAAAACTTTTAGAGAAAATTGTTTTCAATCAATGACTTGTTCATCTAACTAACAACAGCTTTTCAGAAAAGCTCCCATCTGGTTATCGAGCAAACCACAGCAGTGATACACTCCCACTGAAAGCTTTATATGACTTGGGGACTATTGTAGATGCAATGTggctgttcttcttcttttaagcCTCAGTGCAGTGTTTAGAACAATCAAccatgacattttattgacagaCCCATTGACAGAAATAAATGGGTATTACTGACCATGTTCTAGCTTGATTTCAGTCTTATTTAATGGGCAGGCTGTTTTGTGTCACCCTCATGGTACTGAACGTGGTATTCCTCAAGGAAGAATTCTAAGCCCaattttgttttcactgtacATGCTCTAACTTGGAAATATCATGTACCATCATATCAATTACCATTtctatgctgatgatacacaATTGTACATCTCCGGCTCACCAAATGACCCCAATGCACTGTATGGTCTAACTGCCCGTCTCACTAACATTAATGTATGGATAGGTAAAACCTTCTTAGAACTAAATTAAGCAAAAACTGATTATTTAAATAGAAACCaaagcagaaagagaaaaactgcaCTCAATGCTTGGTAGTCTTGCTAACATCATAAATGTGGGAGTGAATTTAGACtctttttcattatcaatttaaCAAGGTCATTAAAATATACGCTTTTTCATCTTAGAAATACTGATTAGTCAGACCTTTTTTAACTCAAAAAAGATGCTGTAATGCTCGTTCACGCTTCTATTACAAGCAGTTTAGACTATCGTAATTCCCTTTATACTGGATTACCTAAAAAGCCTGTAAGAAAACTACAGCTAGTGCCAGAATGCTGCGGCCAGAACcttaactaaaactaagaaaaaTGGATCACATCACCCCGCCACTTAAGACGCCGAACTAGCTCCCTGAatctttcacattttattttaacagttcTTTTACGCGTTTATAAAGCTTTAAATGACTTTGCTCCTTCCTGCGTCAGATATcatctttcattttatgttaCAGACAGATCTCTGAGGTCCTCcagcacttttctttttaatgttccTTATGTGTCCCATAAAAGTACCAGAAAGTCACCCTTGTGTTTTTATGCCAGTAAACTGAGGAGCACACCACCTCTGGATATTAGAATAACAAGCTGTCTCTGTATTTTCAAAGAGAAATTAAACACCTACATCTTTTTATTCTGGCTTTCAATTTGGAGTAATGTTAAAGCCttaatttttatgttttaatcattctttttttatatatattatgttcatcccttgtgtttattttatgttattgagttttatttatttattttcaacattttattgttttattgttgtacttttcagttttgcaaaattgtatttattgtgttatttttaatcttgctatgtgaagcactttgggcTGCATGTTTGTATGAAAGGTGATATGTAAAGTTGAGTTGAAAAACACACCTAAGATGGTCTGGGTCCTTGGTGGACATGCCAACCCCCAATGCATAGAGGATGCATTGGGTATGGGTGAAGCTGAACGTGGTTGGTGGTAGTTTTTGTCCCACTGCCTCAGCCtgggaaagagaagagaggagaggagaggagaggagaggagaggagaggagaggagaggagtttagTGCACTCATACATTTACTTGGTCAGCTTTTTTGACACAACATATTGgaggaatgaaaatgaaatgatataCTGTAACTGAGACACAGAAAATTACGTTGCAATTTTGAGGtctgcaaaaaagaaagaaggtttACATCATGGTAGATTAAAACTCACAGCTCAACGCAGTTGCCTTAAAAACACTGCATCTAGAGCCATATTAAAGGAATCTCTTGAGCTTCAGCCAATCCACAGGCAGAGGTCGGTCCTCTTATAACAGGACAAATTGTTACAGTTCAATTGGCCACTTCTCAAAGACTGCATCAAAATATAGGTGGTAAACTAAATTGAGCATTTAAAAGTAGCAAAATGCTATAAAATACATGTTCAGATTGAACATGATGTaagcatacagtatgttaaatTGCTCCTAAACTTAGAGTTAGATTTAATCTGTGATCGGCAGAATCATCAGCAGTCATTAGTTTGAAGACCTGTGGGATCTTGCCGAATTGAAAGGAATCAGCAGTTTAGAAAAGTTCTCCTGGGCCAACCCTACAGAGTTTTTTAAGTGGTCAGCACTATTTTAAAATGGATCGTGAACTTGACTGGCAGTCAGGGCAGTGTGGCTGGAAATGGACGTTCGATTTGTGCTTGTGTCAATGACCAGCTTGGGCAGTAACACCTTAACAGGACATCGCAGTAGTCAAGTTCTCATGACACAAAGTCACGAATGCCTTTTAAAAGCTCAGTATGGTGGAGCCCACAGTTGTTCTGCCAACCATTTAAAAACCCTCAATAATCCCAACCTAAGATCCTCTGGCAGAGCTTTCTAACCATTTGAGAGTCAAACTGATGATGAATTTTCAATAATAGCTCCTAAGGCATCTGGACAAAATCTGTGCACCTTAACATAAACACCATCTTCTCTCAtttcttttggtcttttcataaatacattttttctaaaGCATTTTGTACAGACTATAGCCAGCAGCAGCTTAGTTCAAAAATACTGAGAAAGTATAATGTGAAAGTGCTCccccatatttttttttttttttgtttttttacacacaaccagtggcgtgcacagactttttgaagggcaggggcgaaaagaaaaaaaaagggcacatacagttTGTTCTCGCCACGGAAGAGGGCACTTAAGCACGTGTTtctgccacccaagagggcagtttagtgtgttttgccaaccaggagggcaccttagcatgcgttttggctcccaagagggcactttagtgcgCCTTTTGGCTCCCAAACAGGCACTTGAGCCACGAGGGAGGGAGACTGCCGCcgccaccccacccccccctttGTGCACACTATTGCGCACAACCATGTTTTAtaatcactcataatactgaaAATGCTAATGAGTTGACTGTGCTCATGATAGATTgttatataattacattttaaactttaaatacacTCCACCAAGATAATACTTAGGTAACACACAAGTGCCTGTGATGCACAGAGCAACAGCGATGCTGGAGTTGATGTATTGTTCCTGATATTTGCTTCAAATATCTAATTATAGCATATAATATGTTGGATTATTAGACCTCACTACGGGTGGAGAAGTACATGACGTAAGAGCAATATAAGCACAGCAGTGGCACAGTGGGGCATAACTTAAGCAAAATGTGCACCATACCATGACAAGGACACaggcacaaatgcaaaaaatgtgtatgtgtgtagcaatacacactatacacacacactgaacacaatGTTGTGTTAGCTGAGGACACAATGTGATGTTTGTCTTGAGGCTACATTGTGACTCCGTTCCAAATCTCCAATCCAgacagaaccacacacacacaaacctctgCCAGAGACTCAGTGGAGAAGAC from Scomber japonicus isolate fScoJap1 chromosome 9, fScoJap1.pri, whole genome shotgun sequence includes the following:
- the hsd17b4 gene encoding peroxisomal multifunctional enzyme type 2, whose protein sequence is MSLSFEGRVVLVTGAGGGLGKEYALAFAERGASVVVNDLGADTKGGGKSSAAADKVVEEIRAKGGKAVANYDSVEDGEKLIQTALDAFGRIDILVNNAGILRDRSFARTSDLDWDLIHRVHLRGSFLVTRAAWNHMKNQKFGRIIMTTSAAGIYGNFGQANYSAAKLGLVGLANTLAVEGRKYNIFCNTIAPVAGSRLTETVMPPDLVESLKPEYVAPMVLWLCHEQCQENGGLFEVGAGWIGKLRWERSQGRIVREKNQPMSPEAVREQWDKICDFTDATKPSSVQESLQSVVSVLSRVEEEVSASPTAAVTAASSASGINPAEAVGQKLPPTTFSFTHTQCILYALGVGMSTKDPDHLRFLYEGHSDFSCLPTFGVIPSQAAMMDGGLASIPGLNIDFTQVLHGEQYLELYNPLPTSGQLTSEATIADVLDKGSGAVILLDVNTYNGDELISYNQFSVFVVGAGGFGGKRTSEKAKAPLPPPKRAPDAVVIDSTTRDQAALYRLSGDWNPLHIDPSFAAMGGFKSPILHGLCSFGFAARHVLKQYANNDPSRFKAIKVRFVKPVMPGQSLQTEMWKEGNRIHIQCKVKETDAVVLSGAYVDLHGASEASPESLTKGGGLQSELVFAEIGRRIKDLGAELVKKVNAVFGWEITKDGKNVAQWTIDLKNGSGSLHEGPYSGKADVTITVSDEDFMEVAQGKLNPQKAFFAGKLKVRGNIMLSQKLEVILKDYAKL